Proteins found in one Pirellulales bacterium genomic segment:
- a CDS encoding aminotransferase class I/II-fold pyridoxal phosphate-dependent enzyme, producing MNARPIDLRSDTVTRPTAEMRAAMANAVVGDDVFGDDLTVNRLEARVAELLGKEAAIFVPSGTMSNQLGVRVHCSPGDELICEAECHIYYYEQAGYAQLAGVAARTVAGKEGILELDQLRELIRPEDDHQPRTRLVCLENTHNRGGGRVLPYDGVAAICAWAHEAGLRTHLDGARLFNAAVATGIPALRWSSHFDTVSVCFSKGLGAPVGSALAGTHEAIRLARRHRKLLGGGMRQAGIIAAGALWALDHHIERLAEDHAHAKYFAERVAAINGLKLQGTAIDTNIVYFRADPSLGSAESLSAHLAARDVWILPIGPQALRAVTHLDVSRAEIERAADVLEQVIGGLRGYDAPTRRDTRLV from the coding sequence ATGAATGCCCGCCCGATCGATTTGCGCAGCGACACGGTCACGCGTCCCACGGCGGAGATGCGGGCCGCTATGGCCAACGCCGTGGTCGGGGACGACGTGTTTGGCGACGACCTGACCGTCAATCGCCTCGAGGCCCGCGTCGCCGAATTGCTGGGCAAGGAGGCGGCGATCTTCGTCCCCTCGGGCACAATGAGCAATCAATTGGGCGTCCGCGTGCATTGCTCGCCGGGCGACGAACTGATCTGCGAGGCCGAGTGCCATATCTACTATTACGAGCAAGCCGGCTATGCGCAGTTGGCCGGCGTCGCGGCGCGGACCGTCGCCGGGAAGGAAGGCATACTCGAACTCGACCAGCTACGCGAGCTGATTCGCCCCGAGGACGACCACCAACCGCGCACGCGTCTGGTGTGTCTGGAGAACACGCACAATCGCGGCGGGGGCCGTGTGCTGCCGTACGACGGCGTCGCAGCGATCTGCGCCTGGGCACACGAGGCGGGACTGCGCACCCATCTCGATGGCGCGCGGCTGTTCAATGCCGCGGTGGCCACCGGCATCCCGGCCCTGCGCTGGAGCAGTCACTTCGACACCGTGAGCGTGTGTTTCAGCAAGGGCCTCGGTGCCCCGGTCGGATCGGCGCTTGCCGGCACGCACGAGGCGATTCGCCTGGCGCGACGCCATCGGAAGTTGCTCGGCGGCGGCATGCGCCAAGCCGGCATCATCGCCGCCGGCGCGCTGTGGGCGCTCGATCATCACATCGAGCGCCTGGCGGAAGATCATGCCCATGCCAAATACTTCGCCGAACGCGTGGCCGCGATCAATGGCCTGAAACTGCAAGGCACGGCAATTGATACCAACATTGTTTATTTTCGCGCCGATCCCAGCCTGGGTTCGGCCGAATCGCTCTCCGCGCACCTGGCGGCCCGCGACGTGTGGATCTTGCCGATTGGCCCCCAAGCGCTGCGCGCCGTGACGCATCTCGACGTCAGCCGTGCGGAGATCGAGCGTGCGGCCGACGTGTTGGAGCAGGTGATCGGCGGACTGCGCGGTTATGACGCACCCACGCGGCGCGATACGCGCTTGGTCTGA
- the hisD gene encoding histidinol dehydrogenase produces the protein MPVGHLKIRRLDTRRDDIGAALAELRRQLSPQGDVVSEAGRRRTIEVFGEPLSPREVVTRICHDVRDQGLAAVLDYSARIDRARLTAETIRVGPDELAAAHVGAPADLLQAVRQVRDNVLEFQRAILHRDVQVERPGGYLRQRYLPLARVGICVPGGAAAYPSTVLMTAVPAQAAGVREIAVVAPPTPFGAYNPHLLATCHELGVTEVYRLGGAQAVAAMAYGISGLPRVDKIVGPGNLFVALAKQLVYGEVDIDSIAGPSEVVVLADASSPPEFVAADLLAQAEHSPGASVLITWSAAVADAMVAELDRQLGDLARGDLARASLEEFGAIILVRDGDEACRLADEIAPEHLHIATADAERWLDKIPHAGAVFLGPYTPVAVGDYAAGPSHVLPTGGTARWASGLSANDFLRRNSVLHFDRAGLERLAADVRCLAEIEGLTAHRESVEVRLRPRT, from the coding sequence TTGCCCGTGGGACATTTGAAGATTCGGCGACTGGACACCCGGCGCGACGATATCGGCGCGGCGCTGGCCGAGTTGCGCCGCCAACTCAGCCCGCAGGGCGACGTGGTCAGCGAAGCAGGCCGGCGCCGGACCATCGAGGTGTTCGGCGAGCCGCTTTCACCGCGCGAGGTCGTAACCCGCATCTGCCATGACGTGCGCGACCAGGGGCTGGCGGCCGTACTCGACTATTCGGCGCGAATCGACCGCGCGCGCCTGACTGCCGAGACGATTCGCGTCGGTCCCGACGAACTGGCCGCTGCGCATGTCGGGGCACCCGCCGACTTGCTCCAAGCCGTACGCCAGGTGCGCGACAACGTGCTCGAGTTTCAGCGGGCCATCTTGCACCGCGACGTGCAGGTCGAGCGGCCCGGCGGCTATCTACGGCAGCGCTATCTGCCGTTGGCCCGGGTGGGTATCTGCGTGCCGGGCGGCGCGGCCGCGTATCCGTCGACCGTACTGATGACGGCCGTCCCGGCGCAGGCGGCCGGAGTTCGCGAGATCGCGGTCGTCGCCCCGCCGACGCCGTTTGGCGCGTATAACCCGCACCTTTTGGCCACCTGCCACGAGTTGGGCGTGACCGAGGTCTATCGCCTGGGCGGCGCCCAGGCCGTGGCCGCGATGGCCTATGGCATTTCGGGCCTGCCGCGCGTCGACAAGATCGTCGGGCCGGGCAACCTGTTCGTGGCCCTCGCCAAGCAGCTCGTCTACGGCGAGGTCGACATCGATTCGATCGCTGGCCCCAGCGAAGTGGTAGTGCTCGCCGATGCATCGTCGCCGCCCGAATTCGTGGCCGCGGATTTGCTGGCGCAGGCCGAACATTCTCCCGGCGCCAGTGTCCTGATCACGTGGAGCGCGGCCGTGGCCGACGCCATGGTGGCCGAACTCGACCGGCAATTGGGCGATTTGGCGCGAGGCGATCTGGCGCGGGCCAGCTTGGAGGAGTTCGGGGCGATCATCCTGGTGCGCGACGGCGACGAAGCGTGCCGGCTGGCCGACGAGATCGCGCCGGAACACCTGCACATCGCCACGGCCGATGCCGAGCGCTGGTTGGACAAGATCCCTCACGCCGGTGCGGTGTTCTTGGGGCCGTACACGCCGGTTGCCGTGGGCGATTATGCGGCCGGTCCCTCGCATGTGTTGCCTACCGGCGGCACGGCGCGGTGGGCGAGCGGGCTTTCAGCCAACGACTTCTTGCGCCGCAACAGCGTGCTGCATTTTGATCGCGCCGGCCTCGAGCGGCTGGCTGCCGACGTGCGCTGCCTGGCCGAGATCGAAGGACTCACCGCGCATCGCGAAAGCGTCGAAGTGCGCTTGCGTCCGCGCACTTAG
- the hisC gene encoding histidinol-phosphate transaminase, protein MSYFRPEIDRLTGYAPGEQPQAGKFIKLNTNENPYPPSPAVTRAIEATLRGGLSKYPDPLATAFRTRAAALLRVDPSWILCGNGSDDILTIVTRAFVGAGQRLRLPYPSYVLYETLAGIQGAVAEAVPFDREWRLQPAFGEPGAGLRLVFLANPNSPSGTVVPPAEVLALARRLPCPLLVDEAYADFAETNCVDLVAQSDRILVSRTLSKSYALAGLRFGFVVAQPHVIEGLTKVKDSYNCDALSIAGAVAAIDDQDWLVETRRKILATRRRLTDGMRGLGFAAVESQANFVWCPHPEIAVKPLYERLKQSQVLVRYMNYAGWGDGLRISVGTDDQVDACLNLLQSFL, encoded by the coding sequence ATGTCCTACTTTCGTCCCGAGATCGATCGTCTGACCGGCTACGCCCCCGGCGAACAGCCGCAGGCCGGCAAGTTCATCAAGCTCAATACGAACGAGAATCCATATCCCCCGTCACCGGCCGTGACGAGAGCCATTGAGGCCACGCTAAGGGGCGGCCTGAGCAAGTATCCCGACCCGTTGGCGACCGCGTTTCGCACGCGTGCCGCCGCGCTGTTGCGAGTCGATCCGTCGTGGATTCTCTGTGGCAACGGCAGCGACGACATTCTGACGATCGTCACCCGGGCCTTTGTCGGCGCGGGCCAACGCTTGCGGTTGCCCTATCCCAGCTACGTGCTCTACGAAACGCTGGCCGGCATTCAAGGTGCCGTCGCCGAGGCCGTCCCGTTCGATCGCGAGTGGCGCTTGCAGCCGGCCTTCGGTGAGCCGGGCGCAGGGCTCCGGCTGGTGTTCCTGGCCAACCCGAACAGCCCTTCGGGCACGGTGGTGCCGCCGGCCGAGGTGCTGGCCTTGGCCCGGCGATTGCCGTGCCCGCTGTTGGTCGACGAGGCCTATGCCGATTTTGCCGAGACCAACTGCGTCGACTTGGTGGCACAAAGCGACCGAATCCTGGTCTCGCGCACGCTGAGCAAGTCGTACGCTTTAGCAGGACTGCGGTTCGGGTTTGTCGTGGCGCAGCCGCACGTGATCGAAGGCTTGACCAAGGTCAAGGATTCGTACAACTGCGATGCGCTGTCGATCGCCGGAGCCGTGGCAGCGATCGACGACCAGGACTGGTTGGTCGAAACGCGCCGCAAGATTCTCGCCACGCGGCGCCGGTTGACCGACGGCATGCGCGGCTTGGGTTTCGCGGCCGTCGAATCGCAGGCCAACTTTGTCTGGTGTCCGCATCCCGAGATCGCGGTGAAGCCGCTTTATGAGCGGCTGAAGCAAAGCCAGGTACTGGTGAGGTACATGAACTATGCAGGCTGGGGCGATGGTCTGCGAATCTCGGTAGGCACGGACGACCAGGTCGATGCTTGTTTGAATCTATTGCAAAGCTTTCTCTAG
- the hisB gene encoding imidazoleglycerol-phosphate dehydratase HisB — translation MTRKAAIVRRTAETQIELALDLDGTGRADVRTGVGFFDHMLTLLARHACFDLDVTAEGDLHVDAHHTVEDVGICLGQALRQALGDKSGIRRYGHFTLPMDETLVTSAVDLSGRFALVFQAPIPSPKIGEFDSELVEDFWQAVAANALCNLHVLLHHGRNSHHIAEAVFKATARALRMAVEPDGRMTGVPSTKGSLDG, via the coding sequence ATGACGCGCAAAGCAGCAATCGTACGCCGGACCGCCGAAACACAAATTGAGCTGGCCCTCGATCTCGACGGTACGGGTCGCGCGGACGTGCGCACGGGGGTGGGGTTCTTCGATCACATGCTCACGCTGTTGGCCCGGCATGCGTGTTTCGATCTCGACGTCACGGCCGAAGGCGACCTGCACGTCGACGCGCATCACACGGTCGAGGATGTCGGCATTTGCCTCGGTCAGGCACTGCGCCAGGCGCTGGGCGACAAGTCCGGCATTCGGCGCTACGGCCATTTCACGCTGCCGATGGACGAGACGCTCGTCACCTCCGCGGTCGATTTGAGCGGCCGTTTCGCGTTGGTTTTTCAGGCGCCGATTCCGTCGCCCAAGATCGGTGAATTCGACAGCGAACTCGTCGAGGATTTCTGGCAGGCTGTCGCCGCGAACGCCCTGTGCAATCTGCACGTGCTCTTGCATCACGGCCGCAACAGCCATCACATCGCCGAGGCCGTCTTCAAGGCCACGGCACGGGCACTGCGCATGGCCGTCGAACCGGACGGCCGCATGACGGGCGTGCCCAGCACCAAGGGCTCGCTCGACGGCTAG
- a CDS encoding antibiotic biosynthesis monooxygenase has protein sequence MDAVHLAITRRVKPGREAEFAAALREFARDSLHEPGTTGIHLIEPVPETDEPEFGILRSFDSEWACRDFYRSQRYQRWEHSVAHLVDGPPIRRQLNGFEAFFRTSRPAPPRWKMALITWLGVYPVALFWMSVLPAQLFTLPRAVYSILTTGLMVASLAWVVMPWLTRIFRPWLDFVPHRVRRTTQSALQAESLAA, from the coding sequence ATGGATGCCGTTCACCTGGCGATAACTCGCCGCGTCAAACCCGGCCGCGAAGCCGAGTTTGCCGCGGCATTGCGTGAATTTGCCCGCGACTCTTTGCACGAACCTGGCACGACGGGAATCCACCTGATCGAGCCGGTGCCGGAAACCGATGAACCGGAATTCGGCATTCTCCGCTCGTTCGATTCGGAATGGGCCTGCCGCGACTTCTATCGCTCGCAACGCTATCAACGCTGGGAGCACTCGGTCGCTCACTTGGTCGACGGTCCGCCGATACGCCGGCAGCTCAACGGCTTCGAGGCGTTCTTTCGGACTTCGCGTCCTGCGCCGCCGCGCTGGAAGATGGCGTTGATCACTTGGCTCGGGGTCTACCCGGTCGCGCTGTTCTGGATGTCGGTGTTGCCGGCGCAGTTGTTCACGCTGCCGCGCGCGGTGTATTCGATTCTCACCACCGGCCTGATGGTGGCGTCGCTCGCGTGGGTCGTCATGCCATGGTTGACGCGGATCTTTCGTCCGTGGCTTGACTTCGTCCCCCATCGGGTGCGCCGCACCACTCAGTCGGCCCTGCAGGCCGAATCCCTGGCTGCCTGA